A region of Thermobifida halotolerans DNA encodes the following proteins:
- a CDS encoding MvdC/MvdD family ATP grasp protein yields MRDGGKVLMLAAGDDGEADRVAARLTERGAAFFRLDTAAFPAVCTVTAELGPSGWHGTITTPEGVLDLTEVDAVLYRQPRPFDLPADLNTSERRFAQVEARFGLGGLLSSLPARWVPGTPGRVADAEYKPVQLAAAARCGLRPPPTLATNSPDAARSFAASHDGGAVYKAFMHKVVADDGRLRLIYTSRVDPAAVDGRVAVTMHQFQANLAARKRFDVRVVATRHRHAAVAIASDSPQARQDFRSHYDTLTYRPVALPPEVAEGCRRYLRLLKLRLGVFDFCVTDDDQWHFLECGPGAQWAWLEEATGIVMGDLVADALLKDSP; encoded by the coding sequence ATGCGCGACGGCGGGAAGGTGCTGATGCTGGCCGCAGGCGACGACGGTGAGGCCGACCGGGTGGCCGCGCGGCTCACCGAGCGCGGCGCCGCCTTCTTCCGCCTGGACACCGCCGCCTTCCCCGCCGTCTGCACGGTCACCGCCGAACTGGGTCCCTCCGGCTGGCACGGCACCATCACCACACCCGAAGGAGTCCTCGACCTGACCGAGGTCGACGCGGTGCTGTACCGCCAGCCCCGCCCGTTCGACCTGCCCGCCGACCTGAACACCTCGGAGCGCCGCTTCGCGCAGGTCGAGGCCCGCTTCGGCCTCGGCGGCCTGCTCTCCTCCCTGCCCGCACGCTGGGTGCCCGGCACTCCCGGCCGGGTCGCCGACGCCGAGTACAAACCGGTGCAACTGGCCGCGGCCGCCCGCTGCGGCCTACGCCCGCCTCCCACCCTGGCCACCAACAGCCCCGACGCCGCCCGCTCCTTTGCCGCCAGCCACGACGGCGGAGCCGTGTACAAGGCGTTCATGCACAAGGTCGTCGCCGACGACGGCCGACTCCGCCTCATCTACACCAGTCGGGTCGACCCCGCGGCGGTGGACGGACGGGTCGCCGTCACCATGCACCAGTTCCAGGCCAACCTGGCCGCCCGCAAGCGTTTCGACGTCCGCGTCGTCGCCACCCGCCACCGACACGCCGCCGTCGCGATCGCCTCCGACAGCCCACAGGCCCGCCAGGACTTCCGCAGTCACTACGACACCCTCACCTACCGGCCGGTCGCACTGCCGCCGGAGGTGGCCGAGGGCTGCCGCCGGTATCTGCGTCTCCTAAAGCTGCGGCTGGGCGTTTTCGACTTCTGCGTCACCGACGACGACCAATGGCATTTCCTGGAATGCGGTCCCGGGGCGCAGTGGGCCTGGCTGGAGGAGGCCACCGGAATTGTGATGGGCGACCTGGTCGCCGACGCGCTGCTCAAGGACTCGCCATGA